The Aedes albopictus strain Foshan chromosome 1, AalbF5, whole genome shotgun sequence genomic interval ttcgcattgaaacttggcctgcctgttttcaacttagtgttctttgagcacttccacagttattaattgaagggctttctttgcctgccattgcatgaatttgtacattgtgtggcaagtacaatgatacactatgcccagggagtcgagaaaattttcctgaccggaacgggaatcgaatcggctgtctccggattggcgatccggattggccttagccactaggctaactggagaccctattaGACCGTATTAGaatgaataaatattgaaaatTGGTTCGCTGGTTCAAAAGACATGGTCAAAAGTGTGCTAAAAGTTGTCTACATAGTTTAAGGGTTAAACTTCAAAGTGCTGGTTAAAATGTCTAATTTTCATGCAAGGGATTTAGGGCATATATTTTTCGTTCAAGTACACAAGAGGATAGCATTTATGTCTCTCAAAGCTGTtatgattacacagcgcaacatttttttgtctcaagagcaaacttatgtgtctccgaaggattttgggccgctgaatccgaatccgggctcagatttgctctaacacgtcacagttttgagctatacctcaatttatagggcaaaatatgcgattttgggtttttttgactgcaagccattaagcgtggaaatatttttttaagcaatcaaaaggttaattggtcaattaacatctaaattaacgactcatgcaaaatatttcgttttacctattcaaatttgatagatttaagcattttatgttagtatgaaaacttgcatgcaacttttggagggtgacttgtatgggaaatatcgtacctaacataaatcgcttaaaactatcaaattcgatttggtaaaacgaaatattttgcatgagtcgttaatttagatgttaattttccatttaaccttttgatttcttaataaaaattatttccatgcttaataacttgcagtcaaagaagcccaaaatcgcatattttgccctataaattgaggtatagctcaaaattgtgacgtgttagagcaaatctgagcccggattcggattcagcggcccaaaatccttcggagacacataagtttgctcttgagacagacaaaaagttaatttttgttacgctgtgttatgtatgataaggtaccccggggcaagtgagaatccggggcaagtgagacctacagctatatttttttttattttttatttttaaggcaaacattcttcatagaaaacataggtattagcgtggttcaaaaaatcgtttttgctccacaccgcttattcgattcgtaaccagattctatgccttctcccaaaatttgagttcatttggttgaaaattgagactgcacaagccctttaaagtttgtatgagaattactatgggaaaacgatgtttttcattcaatcgaccgtagtattttcccaagtgccctagtgcgttagttgacccttggtacttctaggctactctatcagctacaactttgccgaagaccgcatacaaatcgcatgcttcattaattagttaccgatttttatccagaatcgaaatctttactcatgatggttaaactaatcgtcgggcatcactgcattttgcagtgaaacacagtagccatgatttcagtgtgctatctttggcgccatatgcagcaatgttgcctgctggtaaGCTGAAGGATCATTGCTAAAgcttgtccagttggatacaaaccaataactaattaatgaggcatccgatttgaatgcggtcttcggcaaagttgtagctgatagagtagactaggagtaccaagggtcaactatcgctctagggcacttgggaaaatactacggtcgattgaatgaaaaacatccttttcccatagtaattctcatacaaactttgaagggcttgtgcactctcaattttcaaccaaatgagctcaaattttgggagaaggcatagaatctggttacaaatcgaataatcggtgtggagcaaaaacgattttttgaaccacgctaataggtatcacaccaacggatactttgaattcaaaaattgttattgttctcaccataaagagaccatatatgttattgttgttcttaggtaattttcaattcactaagtgagattaacgtactatACTACGTTCGTCGTTTAAAACTAGAATAACAAAtgaagtaaaactttttcagattcaggataatatttggagtgcttgcacaTTATttaaagcgaaaaagctgtaatttattttcattaattaccttttgttaactgctctcacttacctcagtgcatttcagcatctggggcaagtgagacctatgagagtaaacaaacacaatttcatagtttgatctcgctttcttcagcctaagtcgaaattcacacaaaagtgaagtaaaaatcggcgccttaagtaatcactCGTTGAATtttacttaattacttctattctgatgatgcaGCTATGGTTTAAAATGGTGAAGTCTTGGAtagaacttttttttcgaaattatctattttttcatattttgattcaagcaaattctattattttttcgttgcataatgagtttttctgaatgttaaggaaccggccataaagtatcaaaaaattgaaaaacgacTTATTTGGAGTTTACGATttgaaaatctttatttaatgatcgtaatattatgtaagggaaaacataacatctgtaaatgttgAAAAACCTTCTGGCGAGaatcatcaactacgtaatatgaaaagtaagtttggaaatctttcggcatttaaccttagggcgctttttgtagaaataaaatcaatttgttttgtacgagctgctagagtttaatcatttttttctcagtgattcgttattatatgtgttacgtaatttatgcacgataccacaaaacttttccagcaTAAATcactaaacatagttattcgcataacatatttataatttattctaccttacatatatgcagcaactatattaagccattattacaaaaaatccgaataggtcccacttgccccgtgatacggtgtaaatgaagatctgttccacttttcataatatgcataatatacagaatttcaaaattttgaaacagttttaatgcccattactaagaagaaatgtaccaacaatgtcttttagaaccattggaattatattttttttatgtttagaattttttggcttgacaaaaccaaactagcatttttttaggccccacttgccccggggtaccttaagggATAATGCCAGTTGCTTTTCATCGCTCACACGTTTAGTCGGACTCCGATGCAGTCAACTCTCCACGAAGATTACTCTTGATTTTCTGAAACAaatgttacgtttgtaatattTTTATCGCATACATAAGCAACCACGTCACTCACCTCTTTCTTCTCTTGAAAGTTCCATTTATCGTTACCGAGTACATATGCCAGTTTAACCAGCGCAGCTTCCACTGTCATATCGCACCCGGAGATGACTCCGATTTCTTCCAGTTCTCTACCGGTTTCATACGTACCGCAGACAGTACCTTCTTGGCACTGAGTACAATTGACGATCAGCTTCTTCCTGGCCGCCTTTTCCAAAGCTTCTCTCAGATCTTCCCTGTTTGTGGGAATATTCCCAGCGCCATAACTCAGTAGCACCACTCCCTTATTCGATCCCAGTATAGCTTCGACTGTATCCTTCGAAATAAATGGATGCAGATGCAACAAGTCTACGTTCGCATCCATCTTCTCGTTCACATCAAAGGATCCTTCACCTACAGTACGAAAAATCGCTCGAGCGTTCGTCGTTATACCGACTCCCACCTTTCCAAGTGGTTCGGCATTCGGAGACCAGAAGGCGTCCATCGAGCTGTTGCTCCTTTTCGTTGTTCGATTGCCCCGGAACAGTTGATTGTTGAAGTAAACGCATACCTCCGGTATGGTCTTCGTGCCGGCGATTATCAACGCCGTTACGAAGTTCTGGTGGCCGTCGGTTCTCGGGTTGCAGATCGGAATCTGGGCACCCGTAACGACGACCGTTTTCTGCAGATTCTCAAACAGAAAGGACAGGGCCGAAGCCGTGTAGACTAGCGTATCGGTACCGTGCAAGACTACGAAACCATCGAATCTTTGGTAATGCTCCTTGATTTTTCCGGCGATTTGGACCCAATTGGATATGTTCATATTGGACGAATCGAGAAGAGGTTCGGATTCGAGTATTTGATACCGAATTCTTCGGTGTTGATCCTTAACGTATGGCAGGGTAAACGTGGTGGCCGAATCTCCGGCTTGTTCTGGATAAGCCGAGTCGTGCAAGTTTGGATTGCGGCTAATACGACCGATGAAATCGCCACTCTTGGGAGACAATGCTGCAAGAAAGTTGAAATTGTATGCAAAattaagaataaaataaaaatattgcgcatttcccacttcactggacccctttctcagttagtataagtgcgggatcgtgaataaaactgcgattttgcatcgaatcgtttcgatgTCTTCTTCACACTTGTTCAGCACCTTGTGATGcctaagtgcgcagaagacaccgacacgattcgatgcgaagggggtccagtggggtggaaaATACACAATAAAAAAACCTTAAGACACAGACAAactgacgtaacacttgcgaaatttacatcgaccacgcttttaccgatcattttaaattttcatagttgtggctttcacaaccagaggcgcgcgcatcgtttttctatgcgtttgacgtttcacactagcgccttctgttgccaatattgcacaacacagtgattcgtgaaacttttccaccagatgatggtagtgtgaactaggcgatggatttccatgaaaatcgttcaaggtgttacgtctatttgtctgtgcttAAGAGTTCCAGTTTTCCagcgtttttttttgtgaaatttagaGAGAAAAGGCTACCCATTACTAACGCAACCGTAGTAAACATTAAGAAGCATTTGAAGTTTCAAGCGTTTTGTGATTTCGAACGCATAGCATAGAATGAAAACTTGcataaatcttggatggagttgtaaAGTtggttagagtaaagtggggcaaaagttcgagtggggcaagagtttcttttgaagtttttgagctcaattctaattatttctttcgggtgtcaaggttgtacGAAGCCTCTTTGAAAAAga includes:
- the LOC134284828 gene encoding L-asparaginase-like isoform X2, coding for MAQQRQSPAEVLVLHTGGTIGMIHNENDALSPKSGDFIGRISRNPNLHDSAYPEQAGDSATTFTLPYVKDQHRRIRYQILESEPLLDSSNMNISNWVQIAGKIKEHYQRFDGFVVLHGTDTLVYTASALSFLFENLQKTVVVTGAQIPICNPRTDGHQNFVTALIIAGTKTIPEVCVYFNNQLFRGNRTTKRSNSSMDAFWSPNAEPLGKVGVGITTNARAIFRTVGEGSFDVNEKMDANVDLLHLHPFISKDTVEAILGSNKGVVLLSYGAGNIPTNREDLREALEKAARKKLIVNCTQCQEGTVCGTYETGRELEEIGVISGCDMTVEAALVKLAYVLGNDKWNFQEKKEKIKSNLRGELTASESD
- the LOC134284828 gene encoding L-asparaginase-like isoform X1 translates to MAQQRQSPAEVLVLHTGGTIGMIHNENDALSPKSGDFIGRISRNPNLHDSAYPEQAGDSATTFTLPYVKDQHRRIRYQILESEPLLDSSNMNISNWVQIAGKIKEHYQRFDGFVVLHGTDTLVYTASALSFLFENLQKTVVVTGAQIPICNPRTDGHQNFVTALIIAGTKTIPEVCVYFNNQLFRGNRTTKRSNSSMDAFWSPNAEPLGKVGVGITTNARAIFRTVGEGSFDVNEKMDANVDLLHLHPFISKDTVEAILGSNKGVVLLSYGAGNIPTNREDLREALEKAARKKLIVNCTQCQEGTVCGTYETGRELEEIGVISGCDMTVEAALVKLAYVLGNDKWNFQEKKEVSDVVAYVCDKNITNVTFVSENQE